One Qiania dongpingensis genomic window carries:
- a CDS encoding helix-turn-helix domain-containing protein → MEQGKRSVRFDNELQVEAYCFQGIMQRFPNHFHEYYVIGFIESGRRHLICKNRDYQVQSGALLLFNPSDSHTCEAIDDAPLDYRCINIKRRTMWRVAEEITGKGCLPYFSETVVPDSGLTELLRQLHHMIMEGRKEFDKEELFYFLTEQLIRKYAEPGEGGSSPFIHQEAEKVRLYLETHYEEKISLDKLAAMADMNKYSLLRTFTRLYGITPYRYLENIRVNKAKEFLEHGGEPLDAAMAAGFSDQSHFTNYFKEFIGLTPGQYRDIFRE, encoded by the coding sequence ATGGAACAGGGTAAAAGGAGCGTTCGGTTTGACAATGAACTTCAAGTAGAGGCGTACTGCTTTCAAGGAATCATGCAAAGGTTTCCCAACCACTTCCATGAATATTATGTGATCGGATTTATTGAGAGCGGCCGCAGGCACCTGATATGCAAAAATAGGGATTACCAGGTCCAGTCTGGGGCTCTGCTGCTGTTCAATCCTTCGGACAGCCATACATGCGAGGCCATAGACGACGCTCCTTTGGATTACCGGTGTATTAATATAAAAAGAAGAACTATGTGGCGGGTGGCGGAAGAGATAACCGGAAAAGGATGCCTGCCGTATTTTTCGGAAACTGTAGTTCCAGACAGCGGCCTTACGGAGCTTTTGCGCCAGCTTCATCATATGATAATGGAAGGGCGGAAAGAGTTCGACAAGGAAGAGTTGTTTTATTTTCTGACAGAACAGCTGATACGGAAATACGCGGAGCCCGGCGAGGGAGGAAGCAGCCCTTTCATCCACCAGGAGGCGGAAAAGGTCCGCCTCTATCTGGAGACACATTATGAAGAAAAGATATCTCTCGATAAACTGGCGGCCATGGCAGATATGAATAAATATTCTCTGCTGCGTACCTTTACGAGATTATATGGGATCACGCCGTACCGGTATTTGGAAAATATCCGGGTGAATAAAGCGAAGGAGTTTCTGGAGCATGGCGGGGAGCCGCTGGATGCGGCTATGGCTGCAGGTTTTTCCGATCAGAGCCATTTTACCAATTATTTTAAAGAATTTATAGGACTGACACCGGGACAATACCGGGATATTTTCAGAGAATGA
- a CDS encoding DMT family transporter, whose amino-acid sequence MKEQLQQKTVSQEEEAGSTRGHMAAVFTVAVWGTTFIATKILLRGMAPAEILFFRFLLAFLVLCAVCPRRMKLKEKKHELLFVGAGLFGITFYYLLENVALTYTLASNAGVIISVTPFFTAILSHIFTKDEKLRSGFFIGFLTAIAGICLISFNGASRFHVNPLGDLLELGAALAWSSYAVFSRKISRYGYNTIQVTRRTFFYGLVFMIPALFLMDFRPDFSVLGNPALLFNFLYLSLGASALCFVTWNTAVKKLGAVKTTIYIYMVPVVTVAASAIILDEKITWMSALGTALTLAGLAISEGRTKSKKEKEAAVDY is encoded by the coding sequence ATGAAAGAGCAGCTTCAGCAGAAGACAGTAAGTCAAGAGGAAGAGGCGGGGAGTACCCGCGGCCATATGGCGGCGGTATTCACCGTAGCTGTATGGGGGACAACATTCATAGCGACAAAAATTTTACTTAGAGGGATGGCGCCTGCGGAGATTCTTTTTTTCCGCTTTCTGCTGGCGTTCCTGGTATTGTGCGCCGTGTGCCCGCGCCGGATGAAGCTGAAGGAGAAAAAGCATGAGCTTTTGTTCGTCGGCGCCGGGCTGTTTGGCATCACCTTTTATTATCTGCTGGAAAATGTGGCGCTCACTTATACGCTGGCGTCCAATGCAGGAGTGATCATATCGGTCACGCCGTTTTTTACGGCAATTCTGTCGCACATTTTTACAAAGGATGAAAAGCTTCGGTCCGGATTTTTCATAGGGTTTTTAACAGCAATCGCCGGAATATGTCTTATCAGCTTTAATGGAGCCAGCAGATTCCATGTGAATCCGCTGGGGGATCTGCTGGAGCTGGGGGCGGCATTGGCCTGGAGTTCTTATGCCGTATTTTCCAGAAAGATCAGCCGTTATGGATACAACACCATCCAGGTCACCAGAAGGACGTTTTTTTACGGGCTTGTATTCATGATACCGGCGTTGTTTCTCATGGATTTTCGGCCGGATTTCTCCGTACTTGGAAATCCTGCGCTGCTGTTTAACTTTCTGTACTTGAGCCTGGGAGCGTCCGCTCTCTGTTTTGTCACCTGGAATACAGCGGTCAAAAAGCTCGGCGCTGTGAAGACCACGATCTATATCTATATGGTCCCGGTTGTAACGGTAGCCGCGTCAGCGATTATCCTGGATGAAAAGATCACCTGGATGTCTGCTCTGGGGACGGCGCTTACTTTAGCCGGGCTGGCGATCTCTGAGGGACGGACAAAGAGCAAAAAGGAGAAAGAAGCAGCGGTGGATTATTAA
- the spoIIID gene encoding sporulation transcriptional regulator SpoIIID, producing MKDYIEERAVEIANYIIEENATVRQTAKKFGISKSTVHKDVTDRLVQINPTLASQARIVLDVNKSERHIRGGMATKEKYLHQMEIK from the coding sequence TTGAAAGATTATATTGAGGAGCGTGCCGTAGAAATTGCAAATTATATCATTGAGGAGAACGCCACGGTTCGGCAGACAGCAAAGAAATTCGGAATCAGCAAAAGTACGGTGCACAAGGACGTGACAGATCGTCTTGTGCAGATCAATCCGACTCTGGCATCCCAGGCACGGATCGTACTGGACGTCAATAAATCGGAACGCCATATCAGAGGCGGGATGGCGACCAAAGAAAAGTATCTCCATCAGATGGAAATAAAATGA
- a CDS encoding putative ABC transporter permease, whose translation MHYTFQQWLMFFYVYCFIGWCFESTYVSILKRRFVNRGFLHSPLLPIYGSGAVVMLVATLGLRDHIVWMFLAGMVGATALELVVGLSMEAIFKVKYWDYSNQKLNYKGVICLSSSLCWGLFTVLLNKYLHKPVEAFVMGLSPVLVTVVVIVVSVIFISDAVVSIKVALGIRDMLDVSMRLRKELNEVQVQLNERVNAMRAGMEEKKDSVGERLGTLLDSIGDKLTEMAGAAGSKMDSLIDATYEKLGALAKLSDEKDEEAGVVSSLGEKLKSLKQEHESQTEKMAYLKMKMLKRNPSATSRKFAKEFSVLRTEQIKRYEIRRKEKKENRKKRHK comes from the coding sequence ATGCACTATACTTTTCAGCAATGGCTGATGTTTTTTTATGTTTACTGTTTTATCGGCTGGTGCTTCGAGAGTACTTATGTTTCTATATTAAAGAGAAGATTTGTGAACAGAGGTTTTTTACATTCACCGCTGCTTCCCATATATGGATCAGGGGCGGTCGTGATGCTTGTGGCGACTCTGGGTCTGAGAGACCATATCGTATGGATGTTTCTGGCGGGGATGGTGGGAGCCACAGCCCTGGAACTGGTGGTCGGACTGTCTATGGAAGCAATCTTCAAAGTGAAATACTGGGATTACAGCAATCAAAAGCTGAATTATAAAGGCGTTATCTGTTTATCGTCTTCCCTCTGCTGGGGATTATTTACGGTGCTTCTCAATAAATATCTGCATAAACCGGTGGAGGCCTTTGTGATGGGACTGTCTCCGGTCCTGGTGACAGTGGTGGTGATCGTGGTCTCGGTCATCTTTATTTCCGATGCGGTGGTGTCCATAAAGGTTGCCCTGGGGATCCGGGACATGCTGGATGTATCCATGCGTTTGCGGAAAGAGCTGAATGAGGTGCAGGTACAGCTGAACGAACGTGTAAATGCCATGAGAGCCGGGATGGAAGAAAAGAAAGACTCGGTTGGCGAAAGGCTTGGAACGCTGCTTGATTCCATCGGGGATAAGCTGACAGAGATGGCCGGCGCGGCAGGGAGCAAGATGGATTCCCTGATCGACGCCACTTACGAAAAATTGGGTGCGCTGGCCAAGCTGTCCGACGAGAAGGATGAAGAAGCAGGCGTAGTTTCCAGTCTCGGTGAAAAGCTTAAATCTTTAAAACAGGAACACGAATCCCAGACGGAAAAGATGGCATACTTAAAGATGAAGATGCTGAAAAGGAACCCTTCCGCCACTTCCAGAAAGTTTGCCAAAGAATTTTCTGTGCTGCGGACAGAACAGATAAAGCGTTATGAGATCCGGAGAAAAGAGAAGAAAGAGAACCGGAAAAAGCGTCACAAATAA
- the mreB gene encoding rod shape-determining protein yields MLLSTDIGIDLGTASILVYIKGKGVVLKEPSVVAFDRDTNQIKAIGEEARLMIGRTPGNIVAVRPLRQGVISDYTVTEKMLKYFIRKALGKKTLRKPRISVCIPSGATEVEKKAVEDATYQAGAREVSIIEEPVAAAIGSGIDISKACGNMIVDIGGGTADIAVISLGGTVVSTSVKVAGDDFDEAIVRFMRKKHNLLIGERTAEEIKIQIGCAYKRPELVAMDVRGRNLVTGLPKTITITSDETLEALREPAMQIVDAVHNVLERTPPELAADVYDRGIVMTGGGSLLSGLDALIEEKTGINTVIAEEPLTAVAIGTGKFIEFMHGQRDVE; encoded by the coding sequence ATGTTATTATCGACAGATATAGGAATTGACCTGGGTACGGCCAGCATCCTGGTATATATAAAAGGAAAAGGTGTCGTGCTGAAGGAACCCTCCGTAGTGGCATTTGACCGAGATACCAATCAGATAAAGGCAATCGGAGAAGAGGCGCGTCTGATGATCGGAAGGACTCCCGGCAATATCGTGGCTGTGAGACCGCTTCGTCAGGGCGTGATCTCCGATTATACGGTCACGGAAAAAATGCTGAAGTATTTTATCCGCAAGGCGCTCGGAAAGAAGACCCTAAGAAAGCCCAGGATCAGCGTGTGTATTCCAAGCGGCGCCACAGAGGTGGAGAAAAAGGCGGTAGAGGACGCGACTTATCAGGCAGGGGCCAGAGAGGTTTCTATTATTGAGGAGCCAGTAGCCGCGGCGATCGGTTCTGGCATCGATATATCAAAGGCCTGCGGCAACATGATCGTGGATATCGGCGGCGGTACGGCGGATATCGCTGTCATTTCCCTTGGCGGCACGGTAGTGAGCACTTCGGTTAAGGTGGCCGGAGATGATTTTGATGAGGCAATCGTCCGTTTCATGAGAAAAAAACACAACCTTCTGATCGGTGAAAGGACGGCTGAGGAAATCAAGATACAGATAGGCTGTGCTTATAAAAGGCCGGAGCTGGTGGCCATGGACGTCAGGGGACGTAATCTGGTGACCGGACTTCCCAAGACAATCACCATTACTTCCGATGAAACGCTGGAAGCGCTCCGGGAGCCTGCTATGCAGATTGTAGACGCCGTACACAATGTTTTGGAGAGGACTCCGCCTGAACTGGCGGCCGACGTGTACGACAGAGGGATTGTGATGACCGGAGGAGGGAGCCTGCTCAGCGGTCTGGATGCTTTGATCGAGGAAAAGACCGGCATCAATACGGTGATCGCCGAAGAGCCTCTGACTGCAGTGGCGATCGGTACCGGAAAGTTCATTGAGTTCATGCACGGACAAAGGGACGTTGAATAA
- the recD2 gene encoding SF1B family DNA helicase RecD2, with translation METISGYVNKIVYRNEENGYSVIELFNSGEDKTLVGILPMLGEGEYVEASGTIKKHPLYGEQLVVESYEIKNPEDTLSIERYLGSGAIKGIGEALAARIVKHFGEDTFRIIEEEPERLAEVKGISSRMALELGSQVAEKRDMRQAMLFLQKYGISLNLAAKIFKEYGSELYSIIEQNPYRLADDIAGVGFKIADDIATKAGIRADSDYRIKSGILYTLLQAITNGHTYLPMDELLRGTNQLLGVELDSLENHIMDLVMDKRLVVKKEEGVSIVYAAKYYYMEMNVARRLSELDSVWGVEEGEAIEMIRRIEEQEKFELDERQREAVLEAARHGVLVITGGPGTGKTTTITALIRFFEMEGMEVVLGAPTGRAAKRMSEATGYEARTIHRMLELSGIQNESSGEVHFARNQANPLETDVIIIDEMSMVDIQLMQSLLEAVAVGTRLILVGDRDQLPSVGPGNVLKDIIQSGSFHVVRLTRIFRQAAASDIILNAHKINKGQPVDVAARSRDFLFIKRTDANSIINAAIALICQKLPGYLNVPMHDIQVIAPMRKGALGVERLNKILQEFLNPPDGKKAEKEYAQGIFREGDKVMQIKNNYQLEWEVKSRYGIPVDTGTGVFNGDIGTISEINSFAEELVVEFDEGRVVTYDFSQLEELELAYAITIHKAQGSEYAAVVIPLLSGPRMLMTRNLLYTAVTRARSCVCIVGMPETFLGMIENETEQRRYSSLDKRLEEL, from the coding sequence GTGGAGACGATTTCAGGATATGTCAATAAGATTGTATATCGGAATGAGGAAAATGGCTATTCGGTGATCGAACTGTTTAACAGCGGGGAGGATAAAACGCTGGTAGGCATTCTTCCCATGCTGGGAGAAGGAGAATATGTGGAAGCCAGCGGGACCATTAAAAAGCATCCTCTCTACGGGGAACAGCTGGTGGTGGAGAGTTACGAGATCAAGAATCCTGAGGATACGCTGTCCATAGAAAGATATCTGGGGTCCGGCGCCATCAAGGGGATAGGCGAAGCGCTCGCAGCCAGGATCGTGAAACATTTTGGCGAGGACACTTTCCGTATCATAGAGGAGGAGCCGGAACGGCTGGCGGAAGTGAAAGGAATCAGCAGCCGCATGGCGCTGGAGCTTGGCAGCCAGGTGGCGGAAAAGCGGGACATGCGTCAGGCGATGCTGTTTTTGCAAAAGTACGGGATTTCTCTCAACCTGGCGGCGAAGATATTCAAGGAATACGGCTCTGAGCTCTATTCGATCATTGAGCAGAATCCATACCGGCTTGCGGATGATATCGCCGGCGTCGGTTTTAAGATAGCGGATGATATCGCGACGAAAGCAGGCATCCGCGCGGATTCGGACTACCGGATAAAAAGCGGGATATTATATACGCTTCTTCAGGCCATAACAAACGGACATACATATCTTCCGATGGATGAGCTCCTGCGCGGGACGAATCAGCTGCTGGGAGTAGAGCTTGACTCACTGGAGAACCATATTATGGACCTGGTCATGGACAAGCGCCTGGTGGTGAAGAAGGAAGAGGGAGTCTCAATCGTCTATGCCGCTAAATATTATTATATGGAGATGAATGTAGCCAGGAGGCTGTCGGAGCTGGATTCTGTGTGGGGAGTGGAAGAAGGCGAAGCGATCGAGATGATCCGGCGGATTGAGGAACAGGAGAAATTTGAGCTGGATGAACGCCAGCGGGAGGCTGTTCTGGAGGCGGCGCGGCACGGAGTGCTGGTGATCACCGGAGGGCCCGGTACCGGTAAGACGACGACGATCACGGCCCTCATCCGCTTCTTCGAGATGGAAGGGATGGAGGTCGTGCTGGGGGCGCCAACAGGGCGGGCGGCCAAACGGATGTCGGAGGCTACAGGATATGAGGCCAGGACCATTCACCGCATGCTGGAGCTGTCCGGCATCCAGAATGAATCCTCCGGGGAAGTACACTTCGCCAGGAATCAGGCAAACCCACTGGAGACAGATGTCATTATCATCGATGAGATGTCCATGGTCGATATTCAGCTGATGCAGTCCCTTCTGGAGGCCGTGGCTGTCGGGACCAGACTGATCCTGGTGGGGGACCGTGACCAGCTTCCTTCTGTGGGGCCTGGAAATGTCTTAAAGGATATCATCCAGTCGGGAAGCTTCCATGTGGTGCGCCTGACCAGGATATTCCGCCAGGCTGCCGCCAGTGACATCATTCTGAACGCTCATAAGATAAATAAAGGTCAGCCGGTGGACGTGGCTGCCAGGAGCAGGGATTTTCTGTTCATAAAGAGGACGGACGCCAATTCCATAATCAATGCGGCGATCGCGCTGATATGTCAGAAGCTTCCGGGGTATCTGAATGTGCCCATGCACGACATTCAGGTGATTGCTCCCATGAGAAAAGGTGCTCTGGGAGTAGAACGTCTGAATAAGATACTGCAGGAGTTCCTGAATCCGCCAGATGGAAAGAAAGCGGAAAAAGAGTATGCCCAGGGAATTTTCCGCGAGGGCGACAAGGTGATGCAGATCAAAAACAATTATCAGTTGGAATGGGAAGTGAAGAGCCGGTATGGGATTCCTGTAGACACAGGAACCGGAGTCTTCAATGGGGACATCGGGACCATAAGCGAGATCAATTCCTTCGCGGAGGAGCTTGTTGTGGAGTTTGATGAAGGAAGAGTGGTCACCTACGATTTCAGCCAGCTGGAAGAACTGGAGCTGGCCTATGCCATAACGATTCACAAGGCGCAGGGAAGCGAATACGCGGCGGTGGTCATCCCGCTTCTGAGCGGACCGAGGATGCTCATGACTAGGAATCTTCTATACACGGCGGTAACCAGGGCCAGATCCTGTGTATGTATCGTGGGAATGCCGGAAACCTTTTTGGGAATGATTGAAAACGAGACAGAACAGAGACGCTATTCCAGCCTGGATAAGCGTCTGGAAGAGCTGTGA
- a CDS encoding ComF family protein: MTGGKSTILDLLYPRRCPVCGEILPYGRGSVCGSCEPKLSYVSQPVCMKCGKELEKLDHGWNGGEYCADCIRHPKDFAGGIALLNYNAAAQAVMARLKYQNKREGAEFLAAEMAKRHGRQLLRLRPDALVPVPIHKARRKLRGYNQAELLAKALGKRLGIPVRTDLLFRVENTKAQKQLGYEERQKNEARAFRTAGKAAVRGILILVDDIYTTGATAQSCTAVLLKAGAERVYLASMAVGYGR; encoded by the coding sequence GTGACAGGAGGGAAGAGTACGATACTGGATTTGCTTTATCCAAGGCGCTGCCCGGTCTGTGGAGAAATCCTGCCGTATGGGAGGGGATCTGTATGCGGCAGCTGTGAGCCGAAGCTTTCTTATGTCAGCCAGCCGGTCTGCATGAAATGCGGAAAGGAGCTGGAGAAGCTGGATCACGGCTGGAACGGAGGGGAATACTGCGCCGACTGTATACGTCATCCAAAGGATTTTGCGGGAGGCATTGCGCTGCTTAATTATAATGCGGCGGCTCAGGCAGTCATGGCCCGGCTTAAATATCAGAATAAAAGAGAGGGTGCAGAATTTCTGGCGGCTGAAATGGCAAAAAGGCATGGAAGGCAGCTTCTCCGGCTGAGGCCAGACGCGCTGGTCCCGGTGCCCATTCACAAAGCCAGACGGAAGCTGCGGGGATATAACCAGGCGGAGCTGCTGGCGAAGGCCCTGGGCAAAAGGCTGGGGATTCCCGTGAGAACGGATCTGCTGTTCAGGGTGGAAAATACGAAAGCGCAGAAACAGCTCGGGTATGAGGAACGCCAGAAGAACGAGGCGCGGGCGTTCCGTACTGCGGGAAAAGCAGCGGTGCGGGGCATCCTGATCCTGGTGGATGATATCTATACCACAGGCGCAACCGCCCAGTCGTGTACCGCAGTTTTGCTAAAGGCCGGCGCGGAGCGGGTATATCTGGCAAGCATGGCGGTCGGATACGGAAGATGA
- a CDS encoding SpoIID/LytB domain-containing protein, which yields MKRNFLLAAGGTILLFLFPYMVTLFITGKITMAPKQTADSGRTVQIKSEYGTEEIDLEDYVQGVAASQIPGNYEKEAVKAQVIIARTYLYKMMGDETAIAGSELSCGYWDTETRKKEWGDNYLEYQEKFKQAASESAGQVLTYQGSLIDAMFHRASAGKTRDGGELLPYIKSVDSSQDVDMEGYVTIREYSAPDLVSAISSLRGQQLTDTDALGLQIAARDDAGYVQSVMAGTETYTGEEVASVLSLPSSAFSITQSENGIKFVDKGSGHGYGLSQWGANKLAGEGKDAAAILAYYYQNVSIEKK from the coding sequence ATGAAGCGGAATTTTCTATTGGCGGCAGGAGGGACAATCCTCCTGTTTCTGTTTCCTTATATGGTCACACTTTTTATCACCGGCAAGATCACCATGGCGCCGAAACAGACGGCGGACAGCGGGAGAACAGTTCAGATAAAAAGCGAATATGGAACAGAAGAAATCGATCTGGAGGACTATGTACAGGGAGTGGCGGCGTCGCAGATCCCGGGGAATTATGAAAAGGAGGCTGTGAAGGCCCAAGTGATCATAGCCAGGACATATCTGTACAAGATGATGGGAGACGAGACCGCTATTGCCGGCAGTGAACTGTCCTGCGGATATTGGGACACGGAGACCAGAAAAAAGGAATGGGGAGACAATTACCTGGAGTATCAGGAGAAGTTTAAACAGGCCGCGTCGGAGAGCGCGGGCCAGGTGCTGACTTATCAAGGGTCCTTAATTGACGCCATGTTCCACCGGGCCAGCGCGGGAAAGACCAGAGACGGGGGAGAGCTTCTGCCATACATAAAGAGCGTTGACAGCAGTCAGGATGTGGATATGGAAGGATACGTGACGATCAGAGAATATTCAGCCCCTGACCTGGTATCCGCCATAAGCTCTTTGCGCGGGCAGCAGCTTACGGATACGGATGCTTTGGGGCTGCAGATAGCGGCCAGGGACGACGCGGGATATGTGCAGAGTGTGATGGCCGGTACGGAAACCTATACTGGGGAAGAGGTGGCCTCTGTGCTTTCCCTTCCGTCATCCGCATTTTCTATCACACAGTCTGAGAACGGGATTAAATTTGTCGACAAGGGCTCCGGCCATGGATATGGACTCAGCCAGTGGGGAGCGAATAAGCTGGCGGGAGAAGGAAAGGATGCCGCGGCCATATTGGCTTACTATTATCAAAATGTAAGCATTGAAAAAAAGTAA
- a CDS encoding M23 family metallopeptidase: MKKKQGLLVMLLGCLVTVTAIAGVLVWRGTDKKEDENNQYMELNDSSEELLWNDEETTGTKEETSEDVKETTKTAANTPESTEATEAVREETGDEDSPEQDQMELPSEAPAAAGEVHSVSFGETDKLIWPVEGNVILDYSMDKTIYFPTLDQYKCNPAVLIQGAAGTQVKAAANAIVKAVGTNEELGNYVTLDLGNAYELTCGQLTELAVNPGDYVEAGAVIGNLAEPTKYYVVEGPNLYFQMTKDGAPIDPLDFVEYAQE; the protein is encoded by the coding sequence GTGAAGAAGAAGCAAGGATTGCTGGTCATGCTGCTGGGGTGTCTTGTGACCGTGACTGCCATTGCCGGAGTACTGGTATGGAGGGGAACGGACAAGAAAGAAGATGAGAATAATCAGTACATGGAACTGAACGATTCTTCGGAAGAGCTCTTATGGAATGACGAAGAAACTACGGGTACAAAGGAAGAAACGTCGGAAGACGTAAAAGAGACGACAAAGACCGCGGCGAATACGCCCGAGTCGACAGAGGCCACAGAGGCCGTGAGAGAAGAAACCGGTGATGAGGATTCTCCGGAACAGGATCAAATGGAGCTTCCTTCGGAAGCGCCCGCCGCTGCCGGCGAAGTACATTCAGTGAGTTTCGGGGAAACGGACAAGCTGATCTGGCCGGTAGAAGGAAATGTCATATTGGATTATTCCATGGACAAAACCATTTATTTTCCTACGCTTGATCAGTACAAGTGCAATCCCGCCGTCCTGATACAGGGCGCGGCCGGAACACAGGTAAAAGCTGCCGCAAATGCCATTGTAAAAGCGGTTGGGACAAATGAAGAGCTGGGAAATTATGTAACGCTGGATTTGGGGAACGCTTATGAACTGACCTGCGGCCAGCTCACGGAGCTTGCCGTGAATCCTGGAGACTATGTGGAAGCCGGGGCTGTTATCGGAAATCTGGCCGAGCCTACCAAGTATTATGTGGTAGAAGGCCCGAACCTTTATTTTCAGATGACAAAGGACGGTGCGCCCATTGATCCTCTGGATTTTGTGGAATACGCACAGGAGTAA
- a CDS encoding CYTH domain-containing protein → MEIERKFLVKKIPENLESYPCLTIEQAYLCTDPVVRIRQEDNSYYMTYKGKGMMAREEYNLPLNENAYLHLKAKADGRTITKKRYRIPLGTLTAELDIFSAPRELTLVEVEFSTEEEARSFCPPDWFGEDVTTDSRYHNSNMI, encoded by the coding sequence ATGGAAATAGAACGGAAATTCTTAGTGAAAAAGATACCGGAGAACCTGGAATCCTATCCATGTCTTACAATCGAGCAGGCTTATCTGTGCACAGACCCGGTGGTTAGAATCAGGCAAGAGGATAACAGCTATTATATGACTTACAAAGGGAAGGGGATGATGGCGCGGGAAGAATATAACCTGCCGCTGAACGAAAACGCTTATCTGCATCTGAAAGCAAAGGCCGACGGCCGCACCATTACGAAAAAACGTTACCGGATCCCTCTTGGGACCCTCACAGCAGAGCTGGATATCTTCTCCGCTCCGAGGGAGCTCACACTGGTCGAAGTGGAATTTTCCACAGAGGAAGAAGCACGCTCTTTTTGTCCTCCCGACTGGTTTGGGGAGGATGTGACTACTGACAGCCGCTATCATAACAGCAATATGATTTAA
- a CDS encoding DJ-1 family glyoxalase III yields the protein MSKVYVCMAPGLEEVECLAVVDILRRGGVEVETASMGEGLEVTGSHDITVKADSMWSSEACGACDAVFLPGGMPGTANLTAHAELGETLQKFHREGKLLAAICAAPSVLGKYHCLEGKKATCYPGWEDKLLGAEHVEEGVVRDGNVMTGRGLGFAIDEGLELLKILVGEETSERVKKEIQHP from the coding sequence ATGAGTAAAGTTTATGTTTGTATGGCTCCGGGGCTGGAAGAGGTGGAATGTCTTGCTGTTGTGGATATTTTACGGCGGGGAGGAGTGGAAGTGGAGACTGCTTCCATGGGAGAGGGACTTGAAGTGACAGGGTCCCATGATATCACCGTGAAAGCCGACAGCATGTGGTCGTCAGAAGCGTGCGGCGCATGTGACGCGGTCTTCCTGCCGGGAGGGATGCCGGGCACGGCGAATTTGACCGCGCATGCGGAGCTTGGAGAGACGCTCCAGAAGTTTCACAGAGAAGGCAAGCTGCTTGCCGCCATTTGCGCAGCGCCCAGTGTGCTGGGGAAATACCACTGTCTGGAAGGAAAAAAAGCTACCTGCTATCCCGGGTGGGAGGACAAGCTTTTGGGGGCGGAGCATGTGGAAGAAGGCGTGGTCCGGGACGGAAACGTGATGACGGGACGCGGACTCGGTTTTGCCATCGACGAAGGCCTTGAGCTCCTTAAAATTCTTGTGGGTGAGGAGACCTCGGAAAGGGTGAAAAAAGAGATCCAGCATCCATAA